The segment CGTCGTGGTTTTGTACGGAGTTAGACCCGTCGTTCCCCGTCGGATACGTCCTGCAATCCTTCAGTATCCAATAGAGTGATGTGCTTGCCGCTGACCTCGATCAAGCCCGCTTCCTTGAGCTTCTTGAGTACGCGCGACAGGGTTTCCTGCGCGGTTCCAAGCAGCCCCGCCAGATGCCCCTTTGTTACGTCTAGAGTGACTTCGGCGCTGCCGCCCGCACGGTCTGACAAGTCCAGCAGATAAGCGGCCACGCGCTGTGGTGTTTCCTTCAGCGTTAGATTTTCCAACTTGATGGTGAAGCGCCTGAGCTTCATGGACAGGGCGGCCAGCATGTTCAGGGCCAGGGTCTTGTCGCGCTCAATGAGTCGGGTCAGGCCGTTGCGTGGAAGAAACAGGACGTCCGAATCCATGGTGGCCTCGGCATGGGCGGGCAGTCGCCCCCCCTCGAACATGGGCACTTCGCCGAAGGGTTCTCCCGGACCATAGATGTGGATAATCTGCTCGCGGCCATCCAGAGACAGTTTGAAGATCTTGACCTGTCCGGACACGGCCACATGGAAGCCAGTAGCCTCGCTGCCCTCGGTAAAAATGGTTTTGCCTTTGGGATAGTGCGAGACAATGCCAATGTTATTGATGGCTTCCAGCTGATCTGCGGAAAGTCCCGTAAATAGGGGCAGTGTCCCCAGAAATGTGGTAATGTTTGTTGTCATGATTCGGCCTTGTAGCACTCCTTCCCTGAGCCGCGCAAATCCTCCTGATAAAAAAATACTCGGCCTGTTTGACGTGCGTCAAAGTTTGGGGGGCGACTCTGCGCTAGTAATGCACTCAGGGGATGCGACATCCCCGTTTGCAACGAAAAAGCGCAATCCAATCCACCCTTCAAGGAGGAACACAAATGTTTTGTTATCAGTGTGAGCAAACCGCCAAAGGACAGGCCTGCGACAAGATGGGCGTCTGTGGGAAAGCCCCCGAAACCTCTGATTTGCAGGACCTGCTGGTCTATGTGCTGCGCGGCATTTCCGTCGTCGCCCTCGAAGGCCGCAAGGTCGGTCTCGTGAATCAGGAAGCCGACCGCTTTGTTGCCGC is part of the Desulfovibrio ferrophilus genome and harbors:
- a CDS encoding Crp/Fnr family transcriptional regulator, producing MTTNITTFLGTLPLFTGLSADQLEAINNIGIVSHYPKGKTIFTEGSEATGFHVAVSGQVKIFKLSLDGREQIIHIYGPGEPFGEVPMFEGGRLPAHAEATMDSDVLFLPRNGLTRLIERDKTLALNMLAALSMKLRRFTIKLENLTLKETPQRVAAYLLDLSDRAGGSAEVTLDVTKGHLAGLLGTAQETLSRVLKKLKEAGLIEVSGKHITLLDTEGLQDVSDGERRV